From a single Candidatus Thorarchaeota archaeon genomic region:
- a CDS encoding FtsX-like permease family protein — protein sequence MKRAQLQRGETLARAKPKLARGNRLYALSYAFTSMKSFPFRSLSLAITLSLGVSLVGSVLIWGDTGIQVSVSNYFDQNAFQMLVEGPNVDSAALTQAEQYLQQSSYIDSTYSLNSTIGLVYGSELPDDTLYGLDEPIYSAGMKDCQVIFVNNEFLDIAERDFNVEGRFTLQPGEALVSVQFIDYVHDVFGMVLTLNSTFDVELLTKAPTAQVGAIGDLGRISVKDLTIAGIYEIKGYGSLEEEGFPSLMRSNYDYVTYDTPVLGIRDSIMIRSDSVDLSTITDNGFFDKQVFVRGSATGLVSAGPDQMADHLLTLKSRLEQEYAVEVKGLYEILYLQGIVDTYVNTMPLISLNMPLFILALFLSVFAADTFMSARTGEVSALRSKGASSSQIYAIFITEAIVMAIVSVILGILLSIVFSALIPSAVSFLKFNWDTYNFYLAHTVIKPEAIIYSILFCIVPPLLFIINSARKATRAEIGMLMVESAEPVSDQGEARGFTLGISIVLLSMVVGSAIFLPADPMLLTLELGLGTAAWFFLAHNASHVFRRAFARLTAKISFILGEKGQIAAGNLRMRKGRIVPLMVILALTLSSTVAFSVQAETYRVDLQQEISYAVGADLRVSSTSMPLTFNETIESYPGVNDAMAVIQTHGSIGTERISIEAVDPTEYAKIGHFDTSSFNGDDPTEVLARLVTTPNGILLSQYHADRWNKTVGDSITLFVSGRLAGSDVTFKIVGIVHSAPGFGYASAEDIPSSRVGAAFGFQAKLAGFAITNINYISEQTGITTARLFLADLVCITDQDLLLRALNDLPGVSATTPEKFDLSHQSFATALFLSTVEGLFSIGFAMSMLLSVFSLTLFLGSIVRERKRDYAILRAVGASKGQVIRTVLSEFTGIVLASLTLSLVLGAIFGFVMSVIVFAMSPFARLLAPVMVFPIGFLTLVIGFELILMVIGSYIPAREASKTDPAIVLRNL from the coding sequence TTGAAGAGGGCGCAACTACAGAGGGGTGAGACCTTGGCCCGCGCGAAACCTAAACTGGCACGTGGCAATAGGCTGTATGCATTATCATACGCCTTTACCTCAATGAAATCGTTCCCATTTAGATCGTTGAGTCTGGCAATCACATTGAGCCTCGGTGTTTCTCTTGTAGGCTCGGTTCTTATCTGGGGTGACACTGGTATCCAGGTGAGTGTCAGTAATTATTTTGATCAGAACGCTTTTCAGATGCTAGTGGAGGGGCCGAATGTTGATTCCGCGGCCTTGACACAGGCGGAACAGTATCTCCAACAGAGCAGTTACATTGATTCTACCTATAGTCTCAACTCTACAATCGGGCTTGTATATGGTTCAGAACTGCCTGACGATACGCTCTATGGGTTGGACGAACCTATCTACAGTGCGGGCATGAAGGATTGCCAAGTGATCTTTGTGAATAATGAGTTCCTTGACATAGCTGAGAGGGACTTTAATGTGGAGGGTCGATTTACTCTTCAACCCGGTGAGGCTCTCGTTTCTGTACAGTTTATCGATTATGTCCATGACGTATTTGGAATGGTCTTGACCCTTAATTCGACATTTGATGTTGAGCTCCTCACCAAGGCTCCGACTGCGCAAGTAGGCGCGATTGGGGACTTGGGACGTATTAGTGTAAAAGACCTCACGATCGCAGGAATTTATGAAATCAAGGGATACGGGTCACTGGAAGAGGAAGGATTCCCCTCGCTCATGCGTTCGAATTATGATTATGTCACTTATGACACGCCAGTTCTCGGTATACGGGACAGTATCATGATCCGCTCCGACTCGGTGGATCTCTCTACAATAACCGATAATGGATTCTTTGACAAGCAGGTCTTTGTCCGTGGTTCTGCTACGGGTCTTGTGTCTGCTGGTCCTGATCAAATGGCGGATCATCTTCTCACACTCAAATCTCGCTTAGAGCAGGAATATGCTGTGGAGGTCAAGGGGCTCTACGAGATTCTGTATCTACAAGGCATTGTTGATACCTATGTCAATACCATGCCTTTGATCTCATTGAACATGCCTCTGTTCATTCTTGCTCTATTCTTGTCCGTATTTGCTGCTGACACCTTCATGTCCGCCCGGACCGGGGAAGTCTCAGCACTACGTTCGAAGGGTGCCAGTTCATCACAAATCTATGCGATCTTCATTACTGAGGCCATCGTGATGGCCATTGTGAGTGTCATTCTCGGGATTCTTCTCAGCATTGTCTTTTCGGCTCTCATTCCTTCAGCGGTATCGTTTCTGAAATTCAACTGGGACACTTACAATTTCTATTTGGCTCATACGGTGATCAAGCCCGAAGCAATCATCTATTCGATCCTCTTTTGTATCGTCCCACCCCTTCTCTTCATCATAAACTCTGCCCGAAAGGCAACTCGTGCAGAAATCGGTATGCTCATGGTAGAGTCTGCTGAGCCTGTCAGTGATCAGGGTGAGGCACGCGGATTCACATTGGGCATCTCTATCGTTCTTTTATCAATGGTCGTGGGCTCTGCAATCTTTCTCCCAGCAGATCCTATGCTATTGACCTTGGAGTTGGGCCTTGGAACCGCCGCATGGTTCTTCCTTGCCCATAACGCATCTCATGTCTTTCGTCGGGCCTTTGCGCGGCTAACCGCAAAGATCTCATTCATTCTTGGTGAGAAGGGGCAGATCGCAGCGGGTAATCTTCGAATGCGCAAGGGTCGAATTGTACCACTGATGGTCATTCTCGCCCTCACTCTCTCATCAACCGTGGCCTTCTCTGTTCAAGCTGAAACATATCGAGTTGATCTTCAGCAGGAGATCAGTTATGCTGTTGGCGCTGACCTGCGTGTCAGTTCAACTTCTATGCCTCTTACATTCAATGAGACCATTGAATCATATCCCGGTGTCAATGACGCAATGGCTGTTATTCAGACTCATGGGTCAATAGGTACGGAACGTATCTCAATTGAGGCTGTGGATCCTACGGAATATGCAAAAATAGGCCATTTCGATACGAGCAGCTTCAATGGTGATGATCCCACTGAAGTTCTTGCGCGTCTTGTTACTACACCTAATGGTATACTTCTCAGTCAATACCATGCAGACCGTTGGAATAAGACAGTCGGTGACAGTATCACCCTCTTTGTGAGCGGTCGGCTTGCTGGGTCAGATGTGACCTTCAAGATTGTGGGTATTGTTCACAGTGCACCAGGTTTTGGCTATGCTTCTGCCGAAGACATTCCCTCCTCGCGGGTTGGTGCGGCATTCGGTTTTCAGGCCAAGCTCGCAGGTTTTGCGATCACGAATATCAATTATATCTCTGAGCAGACTGGCATAACCACTGCACGGCTCTTCTTAGCCGATCTTGTGTGTATCACGGATCAAGACCTGCTCTTGCGTGCTCTTAATGATCTTCCAGGGGTTTCAGCAACTACTCCTGAGAAATTCGATTTATCGCATCAGTCCTTTGCCACTGCTTTGTTTCTCAGTACTGTGGAAGGTCTCTTCTCGATTGGATTTGCGATGTCGATGCTTTTGAGTGTCTTTTCACTTACACTCTTCCTAGGTTCCATCGTACGAGAACGTAAACGTGACTATGCAATTCTTCGAGCCGTAGGTGCTTCGAAAGGTCAGGTCATTCGCACTGTCTTGTCCGAGTTCACTGGCATAGTACTTGCCTCATTGACATTGAGTCTGGTACTAGGTGCAATCTTCGGTTTTGTCATGAGTGTGATCGTATTTGCCATGAGCCCATTCGCGAGACTACTGGCTCCCGTCATGGTCTTTCCTATTGGTTTTCTGACGCTCGTGATTGGCTTTGAGCTGATCCTAATGGTCATCGGTTCCTACATTCCTGCACGTGAGGCATCAAAGACAGATCCTGCAATTGTACTTAGAAACTTGTGA
- a CDS encoding FtsX-like permease family protein: MADTQGHTTLKGNPFWAISYALGSLRNYPVRNAGIALVLAIGIALPTTVFVWTNTGTSIVVTDYFANSPYQLTMTPISGQNYASSRMASAVTFLEANAFISGIQVVPSTIGILQGGSIPKWTSYSRLGLNYRDHIKDMRILLVTNEVIANWTHYLDFAGSTTLARHQVLVSQQFVNYTYQVHNITLKIGDSIDFDLLRYGDRGDDPASPDQLGAVNYYNYIIAGIYTPNTRRSLVAKAFPSMSRKNWDPMSLYQEPVLGIDDSIMMLQSDIAGLMDEVLNRGFFDPVAFVKGSSTALLAAGADRIGENLESVKEQMEETYPNINIEGLSEIWKLDAAVATYLQSQVLTVIALPVLIMSLMLTVFTSETSVSRRRGEISALRSKGASFNQVFSTFMWESIILAVFGFILAIVLTYIMAPLIGSSTGLFQFDPVLYGKYVDSLTFSPVALIIAGFISMYLPASYILHVARRIDVSEVGQPTINLPDEETEESSFMKNVIGLTALLSLLLALPMLLAPVGPVAIGEIIVATLILFAASYLGSRAMRHITARISGSTNFLFGEKALYLSRSLRKRKGQFIPLLVILTLTLTTTTMMLIQSTSFAATLDNEIQYSIGADVRVECDNFPVAFNQSILHQPGIYHVTPVIESWATVGSNKFFVEGVNPLEYAQVGNFVPESFVSGDPQTVLAALAATPNGIVISDYYAQLWNKTVGDLLTVSIATETYYMPIDLEVVGIMQSAPGFGMASTADMSGTSFGSLLGFQIVGEGFALVNLDLLYNQVHLTNARLFLASTVSYANMTKTVSAIENLGEMDVYAPATFDLATESYAIYLFMSGIDGLALIAFLLCAAMGLSAIALFLGSAVMERKMEYAIFRALGGTKRQVVSMVFGEFAGTVIASIAISVILGLFFGYAMSILTFGISPFAPILSEVLSLPILMMTVLILLESVVMIGSCYIPARRAGNVNPATALRNL, encoded by the coding sequence ATGGCTGATACACAAGGACACACGACGCTCAAGGGTAACCCCTTCTGGGCCATCTCTTATGCATTGGGCTCTCTTCGAAACTATCCTGTCCGAAATGCAGGCATTGCGCTGGTACTAGCTATTGGGATTGCTCTTCCCACTACTGTATTCGTATGGACGAATACGGGGACCTCTATTGTTGTAACGGACTATTTTGCGAATTCTCCGTATCAACTCACCATGACCCCGATATCCGGTCAGAATTATGCCTCTTCTCGAATGGCCTCCGCCGTGACCTTTTTGGAGGCAAATGCGTTTATCAGTGGCATCCAAGTAGTCCCCTCGACTATCGGGATTCTACAGGGCGGGTCCATACCCAAGTGGACCTCCTATAGTCGTCTTGGTCTAAATTATCGTGATCATATCAAAGATATGCGAATACTGCTTGTGACCAATGAAGTGATAGCAAATTGGACACACTATCTTGATTTCGCTGGTTCTACAACTCTCGCGCGGCATCAGGTACTAGTCTCACAGCAATTCGTGAATTACACATATCAAGTTCATAATATCACGCTCAAGATTGGCGATTCAATAGATTTTGATCTGCTACGCTATGGTGATCGTGGGGATGATCCGGCCAGCCCTGATCAGCTCGGGGCTGTCAATTATTATAACTACATCATCGCTGGTATCTATACACCGAACACTCGGCGCTCGCTTGTGGCCAAGGCCTTCCCTTCGATGTCCCGAAAGAATTGGGATCCCATGAGTCTGTATCAGGAGCCAGTCCTTGGTATTGATGATTCGATAATGATGTTGCAATCTGATATTGCAGGTCTGATGGATGAGGTACTGAACCGAGGCTTTTTTGATCCAGTCGCATTTGTCAAGGGTTCTTCAACAGCTCTTCTTGCAGCAGGAGCGGACCGTATCGGTGAAAACCTAGAGTCCGTGAAAGAACAGATGGAAGAGACCTATCCGAATATCAACATCGAAGGTCTCTCAGAGATCTGGAAGCTGGATGCTGCAGTTGCGACATATCTTCAGAGCCAGGTCCTCACAGTTATTGCGCTCCCCGTGCTTATCATGAGCCTGATGCTCACAGTCTTCACCTCTGAGACCTCGGTCTCTCGACGAAGAGGAGAGATCAGTGCCCTTAGGTCGAAGGGCGCCTCATTTAATCAGGTCTTTTCAACGTTCATGTGGGAGTCTATCATTCTAGCAGTCTTTGGTTTCATCCTGGCCATTGTCCTCACCTACATCATGGCCCCATTGATTGGCTCTTCTACGGGGTTGTTCCAGTTCGATCCAGTCCTGTATGGAAAGTATGTTGATTCCCTTACCTTCTCTCCTGTGGCACTTATCATTGCCGGGTTTATCTCAATGTATCTTCCAGCTTCGTATATTCTTCATGTCGCTCGGAGGATTGATGTATCCGAGGTTGGTCAGCCAACCATTAATCTCCCTGACGAAGAGACTGAAGAATCGAGCTTCATGAAGAATGTGATTGGCCTGACCGCATTGCTCTCCCTCTTGCTAGCTTTACCAATGCTTCTTGCGCCAGTCGGGCCTGTCGCAATTGGTGAGATTATTGTTGCGACTCTGATCCTCTTTGCAGCCTCGTATCTTGGTTCCCGTGCAATGCGGCATATCACCGCGCGGATATCCGGAAGCACGAACTTTCTCTTTGGTGAGAAGGCACTCTATCTCAGTCGCAGTCTGCGTAAACGCAAGGGTCAATTCATTCCCCTCTTGGTAATTCTGACCCTGACGCTCACAACAACTACTATGATGCTCATTCAGTCAACCAGTTTCGCAGCCACACTTGATAATGAGATCCAATATTCTATTGGTGCAGATGTGCGAGTGGAGTGTGATAATTTCCCTGTCGCGTTTAATCAGAGCATCTTGCATCAGCCCGGTATCTATCATGTGACACCAGTCATTGAATCATGGGCCACAGTGGGCTCAAACAAGTTCTTTGTGGAAGGTGTTAACCCTCTGGAATATGCTCAAGTTGGGAACTTTGTACCTGAGAGCTTTGTGAGTGGCGATCCCCAGACGGTCCTTGCTGCACTTGCAGCCACTCCAAACGGGATTGTTATCAGTGATTATTATGCTCAGCTCTGGAACAAGACGGTTGGTGACTTGCTCACTGTTTCTATTGCCACTGAGACCTATTATATGCCCATCGACCTTGAGGTCGTTGGTATTATGCAAAGTGCACCGGGCTTTGGAATGGCATCAACAGCAGATATGTCGGGAACCTCATTCGGCAGTCTGCTAGGGTTCCAGATAGTCGGTGAAGGCTTTGCTCTTGTCAATCTCGATCTATTGTATAATCAAGTACATTTGACAAATGCCCGATTGTTCTTGGCCAGCACGGTCAGTTACGCCAACATGACCAAAACTGTATCCGCGATCGAGAATTTGGGTGAGATGGATGTGTATGCGCCAGCCACTTTCGATCTCGCCACAGAATCATATGCGATCTATCTCTTCATGTCAGGAATCGACGGACTCGCGCTTATTGCATTTCTACTCTGTGCCGCTATGGGTCTCTCAGCCATTGCGCTCTTTCTAGGGTCTGCAGTGATGGAGCGTAAAATGGAATATGCCATATTCAGGGCTCTAGGAGGGACAAAGCGTCAGGTGGTTTCAATGGTATTTGGTGAGTTTGCTGGGACTGTCATTGCTTCTATTGCAATCAGTGTCATTCTTGGGCTCTTCTTCGGATATGCTATGAGTATTCTCACTTTCGGGATCTCGCCGTTCGCACCGATCCTCTCTGAAGTTCTCTCCCTGCCCATATTGATGATGACCGTACTGATTCTCTTGGAGAGCGTAGTGATGATTGGAAGTTGCTACATTCCAGCTCGTCGAGCAGGAAATGTCAATCCAGCAACTGCATTGAGGAATCTGTAA